The genomic region GCAAAGAAGGCAAAAACTTTAAAGGCAAAACGGTGCAGGAGGCAATAGAATCTGTATTTCCCAATCGCAATATCCTTAATATGGATGAAAAAGATTGTCTTAAAATTATTGACAAAGATATTTATGCCACAACACCAAAAGAGTTTATTGACAAAATAAAAGGAACATACGCTCATAACGTAATAGCCGATATTGGTACTGGTTTACGGGGATATGAATGCTATCTGATATTTACTAATTATATAAAAAAGGGGGAAAATGTCCACTACGAGGCATTAGAAGACTATGGGCTTGAATTTATACCACAACAAGAAATTACTTTGGGCACAACACTCAAAAAAAATCTTATATTTTGGAACGCAAAAACATTTTTCACACATAAGTTAAATGTTGGAGATAAAGTCTCATTTATTGATGGACTAGGGAAAATGATAAAAACCACTATAAAAGAAACAAGTGCAAGGCTTAGCAATACAGGAGAGTGTTCATTAATATTAAAGTTAGAAGATGATTCTAATACAAAACGTAAAAAATAAAGGGGACTAGAATTAGAATGAATGAAGACTATGAAATTTACAGAATGAATCAACGCCTTTATGGCCAGGCATTGGCTCAAGAAGACCTTAAAAATTGGATTTATTCAAACATTTTTATAATTAAAATTGGCACTGTAAAGGGGTTTAAACATCAAACTTAAGAAGCTATTGTTACAATACCCGAATTTGAAGATTTAGAAATTCACACAAAAAATATTTCTAATATCCGTTTAGAACTATCAAAAGGTGATAACGTTTTACTGCTTCAATCAAGCGTTAATATTTTTGATAAAAATAACGATATTCACTTTGACAAACATCACTTTTATATACTTAGTGCAATTAGCCCAAAGACTTTAAATCTAATCTCTGATACTGTTAAAATTAAAGCAAACAATAATATTGAAATAGCTAACCAAACAACTAGCTTAAAAACAATTCTCAAAAATATTGTAAGTGCTATTGAGGGTATAAAAATAGCAACCACACAAGGAGGCCCAGTAATTGAACCAGTCAGCCTAAAAATAGCAACCACTAAAATTAATTATGATATTAACAGTTTGTTCAAGTAATTTTTGCTAATTATGGTATAATTAATAGTATGGATTTAAGATTAGGCAATAATTTTGAATTGGTATTTAATAACGATTTATCACTTGTTGATGGAATTGAAGAACAAAAACAAAGATTTTTGATATTTTTAAAAACCTTAAGGGGTAGTTTAAGCTATGCTCCTCATTGGGGATTGGACTATTTCTTGCTTTTAAAACTGTTAAAAATTAACAATCTTCACGCTGTAAAAAATTATTTTCATGAAATATCTAAAGAGCTTAACTTAGATTTAATAAATATTTCAACTACTATACAAGACAATAAAGCGCATATATCCTTTTTTTTCTCAGGCGATGTTTTGAATATGGAGTTTAATTTATGAGCATCGTTTTTGATTCTGATTTTGGCATTTTAAAACGTACAATTAAGGATATTGTAAGATCGAAAAGAGAATATTTGCGTGTAAATTATGGGATTAATATTGATGATAATCAAAGCTCAATTTATAACATTATTGCGTCTTCTTTAGCATTAATTGAAGAAGAAATAATTAATGAGCTTAATCTCTTTTTTTCTAAAATGAAACCGGGTGGCACTTATTGGGCTGCTATTGAAGAACACATTTCTTCCAAAAGCACAACTTACAGCGCGGTTCGCACGGCTTTACTTAATCTTGATGAGGTTGAGTACACTAATATTAAAAGTGCAGCTGGTAAAGCCAACATATATCTAATTCTAAAGGAAACTTTACTAGACACTAGTAAATCTAACATTAATAGTTCTGAATTTAAAGCAAAACTTTGGGAAACATTATATCTAACAACTCCTAGTGGTACTTTACTTGAGGGAGACATAGAAATTGATGGTCTCAATTCAACTGGACAACGTAAATCCTATAAAATATCACTAGGGAAAAGAAAATATGTTTATATGAAAGTAAAGTATAAACTTGACCTTAAAAACTATCTCTACTTAAACATAGACTCTCAAATTAGGGACATTTATTCTAGGATTATTTTAAATAACTATTCTGATATGGGAATTAGCTTTGAATATCAAGACTTTTTTGCTCCAGTTAATGAAGTTAAAGGAATTAAGTTTATGGAAATAAGTGCTTGTATTAAAGATACAGACACTGAGAGTATTACAAAAATTGGTGATAGCGATTTTAAAAAAAATCAAGATATTGCCATTAATGATGACACAATGCTACTTTTCAATACGACAGATAGATTGCTTATTGATATTGGATAGTTAACAAATATGAAAATACCCAATCTTTTCAAAAACACCGAAATTCATAAATTTATACGTACAGAAACAGAATATGCACAAGCATTGCTTAATGAACTTAAGTCCCTTAATTCCAACTTCATGTCCATTAATGTAATAGAAAATATAAAATCAAGATATATTGCAATATGGATATCTCAAGTTTTATCTATCTTTTATGCAAAAACTCAAACTTTACAAAGTATTACAAGCAATATTAATAGTGTTATTTTTGCTTTACGTCATATTGGCACTGATGAGTCATTTAGACTGATTTTCAAGACCTTTTTAAATGTGGATATTGAAGTTACTACTCCTGAAGCTGGGGTTATTGATATCTCTTTAAAAGGGGTAATAAAAACAAACTTTACTACATTTATTTCGCCTAGCACTAAGAAAGGAAAACGACTAAAAAAAGATAATTCTTAGAGAAAAGAAGCCGGGATACGCTGCATCTAAAAA from Borreliella burgdorferi B31 harbors:
- a CDS encoding DUF693 family protein; the protein is MLLLQYDFKIEFYNVDTSKKSPDGIPFAEEIPKIIINTQDGIHIDISISNVYSNIHTISSKQAKVVLWNLPLDLTDDIKFGDIVKIYYKKFAHEKNFDFIMAGTLGPPMSTDYPGGDFSVDLDVRLLTKSNFFNRELAGKEGKNFKGKTVQEAIESVFPNRNILNMDEKDCLKIIDKDIYATTPKEFIDKIKGTYAHNVIADIGTGLRGYECYLIFTNYIKKGENVHYEALEDYGLEFIPQQEITLGTTLKKNLIFWNAKTFFTHKLNVGDKVSFIDGLGKMIKTTIKETSARLSNTGECSLILKLEDDSNTKRKK
- a CDS encoding DUF2634 domain-containing protein yields the protein MDLRLGNNFELVFNNDLSLVDGIEEQKQRFLIFLKTLRGSLSYAPHWGLDYFLLLKLLKINNLHAVKNYFHEISKELNLDLINISTTIQDNKAHISFFFSGDVLNMEFNL
- a CDS encoding DUF276 domain-containing protein, whose amino-acid sequence is MSIVFDSDFGILKRTIKDIVRSKREYLRVNYGINIDDNQSSIYNIIASSLALIEEEIINELNLFFSKMKPGGTYWAAIEEHISSKSTTYSAVRTALLNLDEVEYTNIKSAAGKANIYLILKETLLDTSKSNINSSEFKAKLWETLYLTTPSGTLLEGDIEIDGLNSTGQRKSYKISLGKRKYVYMKVKYKLDLKNYLYLNIDSQIRDIYSRIILNNYSDMGISFEYQDFFAPVNEVKGIKFMEISACIKDTDTESITKIGDSDFKKNQDIAINDDTMLLFNTTDRLLIDIG